A single Phalacrocorax aristotelis chromosome 18, bGulAri2.1, whole genome shotgun sequence DNA region contains:
- the EMC6 gene encoding ER membrane protein complex subunit 6, giving the protein MAAVVAKREGPQFISEAAVRGNAAILDYCRTSVSALSGATAGILGLTGLHGFIFYFLASVLLSVLLVLKAGRRWNKYFKSRRPLFTGGLIGGLFTYVLFWTFLYGMVHVY; this is encoded by the coding sequence ATGGCCGCGGTGGTGGCCAAGCGGGAGGGGCCGCAGTTCATCAGCGAAGCGGCGGTGCGCGGGAACGCCGCCATCCTGGACTATTGCAGGACGTCGGTGTCGGCCCTGTCGGGCGCCACGGCGGGGATCCTCGGCCTGACCGGCCTCCACGGCTTCATCTTCTACTTCCTGGCTTCCGTCCTCCTCTCCGTGCTCTTGGTGTTAAAAGCCGGACGGCGGTGGAATAAGTACTTTAAATCCCGAAGGCCGCTTTTCACGGGGGGGCTTATAGGAGGGCTCTTCACATACGTCCTGTTCTGGACTTTCCTGTACGGCATGGTTCACGTCTACTAA